ACAGTTCTTGCGCCCATATAATACAAGATTTTTTTCTCGAATTCGCTTTTGTGGGCGGCATGGATCAGGAGCAGTGGTAACTTATGGCCTGTGACTGTGTGCTGCTGACCATTTTCCAGTTCAATTCCTTGTATAAATGTCCTTTGTTAATCATCTAATTTGAAAATCGatcatttcatttaatgtttatcattttatttgatAAATATTCCTGTTGGTTAATAACGGAGTCTAGCAAAAGTGACATCTGAACAAAGTAAGTTGAATATCTCTGATGTAGAGATAACTaaggtttttttctgtttttaaaaatcctggTAACCCACTCCTTCCCTGAAGGAGGCAGTGGCAAGCCAGTGCGGCAAGATAAAGACTGTAACATGTGAATCCATAGTTAAATTCTATATCCAGACCTCAGCACTTCTTTGCTTGGATCCTCTGATCTCCCTTGTGCTATTTACAGAAAACCTCTCTCCTTTATGGGCATTTTCTCTCTTTGGTTGCTCAAACCTTGTCTCTCTGACCTcagtcttctgcatcctctcaCAGTTCACAGTGCAGGTCCGGTCAGGCTGGTGACCAACCACCAGGTTCAGAGTTGGCAGGGATGTGGTGCTAGTCCCTTCTCTGAAGCTGACAGAAGATGTCAGAGATGGGCTGTCTTGAGTGAAAGTTTCATAACCTCCCCTCATGCTTGGACAACCTCCCAGgaatctcctcctcctctgccttaCTGCCTGACGGATCTTCTTCCAGCCCAGGTGGTTGAGCTCCAGAAGGTTGAGCAGGATGCAGAAAACTCCCACACAAAACATGAAGAGCAGGAAGATGGTTTTCTCAGTGGGTCTGGAGATGTAGCAGTCCACTGGTTGGGCGCAGGGGGGTGAGGTACACAGGAAATGGACAGGCACCTGAAACCCAAAAAGTTTCCATTGGGCCACTACAAAGCCCACCTCCAGAACAGCCCTTAGACATACATGGAACACATAACATTTGGACAGAACGCCTCCagagaccacatgaccttctgtGCTCACAGCCCTTACAGTGCATGCCTGGGCCTGTCTGAAGATGTTGTTGGAGTCTCTCCTCTGGATACTCTGAATGGTAATGCCATCAAGCACATCTGATAAAAGCTTGTGGGAATGGATAGAGCAGCTTTCTGAGTTGCAGCTCCGATCATATGCTTCCTGTCCACCTTCTCGCCTGACAACTGGGCCTGCAATGTCTCCCGGTCCTTGTCCTCGTCTCAGTGTGATGTTGTGGGGCAGCTTGGACAGGTTGTGCCAGGTGTAAATGATGAAACACAGTGATGGTGTAGAGACGCTGATGATATGAAAGACCCAGAAGCGAGGCTGTGAGATGGGTGCAAATGCATCATAGCAGACGGTGGAACATCCTGGCTGCAAAGTGTTGCATACAAACATCTCCTGCTCGTCAGTGTACACATCTTCAGT
This genomic interval from Acanthochromis polyacanthus isolate Apoly-LR-REF ecotype Palm Island chromosome 2, KAUST_Apoly_ChrSc, whole genome shotgun sequence contains the following:
- the gjd6 gene encoding gap junction protein delta 6; the encoded protein is MTEWTLLKRLLDAVHQHSTMIGRLWLTVMVIFRLLIVAVATEDVYTDEQEMFVCNTLQPGCSTVCYDAFAPISQPRFWVFHIISVSTPSLCFIIYTWHNLSKLREGGQEAYDRSCNSESCSIHSHKLLSDVLDGITIQKGHVVSGGVLSKCYVFHVCLRAVLEVGFVVAQWKLFGFQVPVHFLCTSPPCAQPVDCYISRPTEKTIFLLFMFCVGVFCILLNLLELNHLGWKKIRQAVRQRRRRFLGGCPSMRGGYETFTQDSPSLTSSVSFREGTSTTSLPTLNLVVGHQPDRTCTVNCERMQKTEVRETRFEQPKRENAHKGERFSVNSTREIRGSKQRSAEVWI